GAATTAAGACAAATCATAATAACCGGAGAAAATAGTATTAATAATTTAATAACATTTTCGGAATCTGCAAAAGATAAAATTATTGATCTTTCACAAGGTCATCCCTATATAGTTCACTTAATAGGAAAACAAGCTTTCCGGACTGCGTATTTTGACGGAAAATATGAAGAACTAGATGAAAATTATGTAGAGAATATACTTAAAGCAATCGCTGAAAAAGAAGCCGATCCTGTACTTGAAGGAAGATATAAAAAGGCAGTTGCTTCCTCGCAAGCACGAGAAATTGTATTAAAGGCTTTAGCCAATTATAATGGCACTGATAACGAAATATTCACTACTGAAGTTTATAAAAAAGCCATTGAAAAAGATGTTGATAACCCCAGTCAATATGTTGGACATTTAGTTACTAACGATTATGGAAGTGAAGTTATAAAAGTAAGAGATAAATACTATCGTTTTAAAGATAGTCTATTTCAGACTTATGTAAAAGCTCGACCATCAATTTACTAAAATTATCAATAAAGATATCCCTTTGTATTTTGTCAATTGACATAATGTGATGTTATTTTTTGTGCTTGTATGTTTTCGAAAAATCCAAAAATAGGGCTCATTTAATTATAAATCCTCCAGATTATCCGAACACTAAGTAATATTTTAAAAATCCATATAGAAGAATATCTTTATCAGTATTTAACATCCCATTCAGATTTAGATATTCATGCAATCGGTAAAGTAATGTCAACTGTTGACGGGCAGGATAATGACAACGTTGAAACCGCATGCGCTGACAAAATAAATTTGTAGGAGTCAGGTTGCCAAATTCATTAGATCATGATTTTGACGTTTGCTACGACAACTAAAATTATATTAAACTAATAGTGCTTAAAGAAATTAAACTATGCATAAATAAGATCTTTCTGGGAACTTAAAAAGCTTAACAGATAAAAATTTTGTTATCAGCGAAGATGAAACTAAGTATTTAAATTCTTGGACAAATTTAGCAATGCAGATTTTGGAAGCGCAGTATTCGCTAGAATTCTCTAAAGCATTCAACGAAAAATATCCTTTCGACAAATTTGAAGAATTTATTCTGTCTCATGGAATGTTTAAAAATTCAATCCTCTCCTATTCAAAATGTTTTTCAAGTTTTAGCACCGGAAAAGTATCTTTGGATCCCAAAGATGTTTTCAAAAATGAACCGAAATTAAAAGAAATTCATTTGAACTTAATGGATATGCGTAATCAATACATAGCACATAATGGCACTAGTGATTTTGAACTTGAAATAGTTTTTCAGAAAAAAGTCAAAGATCAAATTACTTTAAACCAGACCATAACTTACAAGGAACCAGTGAGCGAGTATGAAAAATTCTTTGATCTTTTTGAACATTGTTCAAACTACATCTTGAAAAAAGTAAGTAAAAAAGCAGACAAGATAGAAGAAAGATTAGATGTTAAAATAAAATTTAGCTAGCTATAGACACTAAAAAACAAATTTTGCTTAAAAGTAAATGTTTTTCTCTCCAGCCCCGATTGTAGCGGAAATCCTTTTCTGCCGGGGTTCGGCATAAAAGATTGCAGCGCAAAGCGGGAGAAGCTGCCTGCTGAAAATGACTTATGACCGTGCTCCAAAAAGCAATACTATTGTTCCCTCTACAAAGTATCAACCGGCAGAATAACTATAAAAAAGCATAAAAAAATGGGGCTTAAAAACCCATTCTCTCCCTTTAAAAGTAAGTAAGACCGCCAAAAATTATTTCTTCGACTCCTCAATAGAAACCTTTCTGAACTCTTTTAAAAGCTTCTCAATCTCCAAAGATGATTTGCGCGCTCTGGCCCCTGCCGCCTTCACGCCTTTTTCGCTTAAAGACTCAGATTCGGTTTTGAATGTTTCGATTTCGGCGTTTATTTTTGCTATTAAATCTTTCATGATACTATTCATTTTTAAATTAAGCAGGCAAAAATAGAGTTTTACCTAAAAACTTCAAACAGCTTGTCAAAATAAAACAGCATACTAATTGGTATAAAACAGTCTTTTTCATTCGGACATCTTATTGATCTCATCTATAAAAAAAGAAGTCGGGCATCCTGTCTTGGCAAAAAACGCCTGGGAGAATTTCCGGGTGCTGCTGAATCCGCCTTCCTCGGCAAGAGCCTTGTTGGAATATTTCCTAATCTTTTTATCCTCTTTCAATAAAGCTATTATATGTTCGATTTTCAGGTCGCTGATGTAGTTGACGAACTTTTTTCCTTTGTGGTGCCTTATAATGGCGGAAAGATATTTGGGATTCGAATTGGTGATCGATGCCAGTTTGGCCGCATTAAGATCCTTCAGCAGAAACTTCTTGTCGCTTTCAAACTTTTCCAGCTTCCTTAGAATCTGCGCCACGGTCTCACTGCTGATATCCTCAATGCCGCTGGCTCCGTTTTCCCTCTGGGTCTTCTGCACTGAAGCTTTCCTGCCATTAATGGCCTGTTCAAACTTGAGCCTGTAGGTCTTTTTATTACTGGAATGCCGATGGGCAAAAAATATAACCGCTGAGAAAAGCACCACAATGACCCCGCTGTATATGTAGTCATTGTATTTCCTGTTATTGAACAGCTTCTCGATTTTCTGCTTGTCCTCTATCAGCACTTTGGTATCATACACCTTTCGGATCCTGCCCGACAGGTAAACGTACCTGCTGCTGAGCACGCTGTCGGCCTTCAGCAGTTTTTTGATGTAGAAAAGCTCCTTGTTCAGGTCCTGCTTTCCTTTGTAATATTTTATCAGCAGCTCATAATTCTGCCGCAGATCGGGACGGATATAATTTTTATTTTCAAATATCCGGTCCACCTTCATAAAATAGGGAACCGCCCTCTCGGGCTTATGAAGATCCCAGTAGCTTCTTCCCAGATAGAAATAGGCCACCGCTTCATTGGCAAAATCCCTGTTTTTTAAAAGCATCGGAATGGAAGCGTTTATGCTTTTGACGGCATCGGCATAATTGCTTTTAAAATACTGGTTCACCCCTTCGGAGTGGATAAAGTAGTATTTCATTTCATCATTGGAAAGCCTCTCCCCTTCCTTAAGGCCTTCCGCATTGGTCTGCGATGCCAGCCCGTAATTGCCCATCCTGCCGTAGCACAGTCCAAGGGAATGCAGCGAATTCAGGTAGGCCCTCGCGTTTTTTCCGCTGAAATATTCAATGCACTGTTTCAGCAGCGGCACGGCCTCATCATAAAACCCCAGATAGTACTTGATCTGCGCAATGTTGTACTTTACCTTATAGACCAGGTAATCATCA
This is a stretch of genomic DNA from Flavobacterium endoglycinae. It encodes these proteins:
- a CDS encoding histone H1 — protein: MKDLIAKINAEIETFKTESESLSEKGVKAAGARARKSSLEIEKLLKEFRKVSIEESKK
- a CDS encoding AraC family transcriptional regulator encodes the protein MLKFRSSLLLLLMTQQLFANWNEPKKSDTLSGRSYDYLFDKIELTAGSERQQIYLSSFLRKAKTEKNDEEILNGYKNYVHYCDGKLKLVYADSMIYAAKKADKDALIGSAYLSKGIVFYSLKNYKSALDHYLIADNFISKTDDDYLVYKVKYNIAQIKYYLGFYDEAVPLLKQCIEYFSGKNARAYLNSLHSLGLCYGRMGNYGLASQTNAEGLKEGERLSNDEMKYYFIHSEGVNQYFKSNYADAVKSINASIPMLLKNRDFANEAVAYFYLGRSYWDLHKPERAVPYFMKVDRIFENKNYIRPDLRQNYELLIKYYKGKQDLNKELFYIKKLLKADSVLSSRYVYLSGRIRKVYDTKVLIEDKQKIEKLFNNRKYNDYIYSGVIVVLFSAVIFFAHRHSSNKKTYRLKFEQAINGRKASVQKTQRENGASGIEDISSETVAQILRKLEKFESDKKFLLKDLNAAKLASITNSNPKYLSAIIRHHKGKKFVNYISDLKIEHIIALLKEDKKIRKYSNKALAEEGGFSSTRKFSQAFFAKTGCPTSFFIDEINKMSE